A genomic window from Camelina sativa cultivar DH55 chromosome 2, Cs, whole genome shotgun sequence includes:
- the LOC104735687 gene encoding uncharacterized protein At5g39865-like, translated as MWRPWRKSSVKIHDTYSPTTASFKDIHHLISDDSSPSSSFPSSPCPSPRNASRVFHRVCAANLILKSWPTRQSNPLLRADSEPIRRNNPNPEPAKPDVRITIPGSENSIVVYFTSLRVVRQTFEACKSVTSILHSFPVRIDERDLSMDASFSTELQRIFANNEKEKEKTTPKLPRVFIGGRYIGGEEEVIKLHEIGELKKMVQELPKIERRVCEMCGGHRFVPCKDCHGSHKVHNEKLGGGFRTCLACNENGLVRCSSCSFSTTTTSPPPP; from the coding sequence ATGTGGCGGCCGTGGCGTAAATCGTCGGTTAAGATTCACGACACATACTCTCCCACCACCGCTTCCTTCAAAGACATTCACCATCTCATCTCCGACgattcttcaccttcttcttctttcccttcttctccttgtccTTCTCCCAGAAACGCTTCTAGAGTCTTCCACCGAGTCTGCGCAGCTAATTTAATCCTCAAATCCTGGCCAACTCGTCAATCTAACCCTCTCCTCCGCGCCGATTCCGAACCTATACGCCGTAATAATCCAAATCCAGAACCAGCAAAACCAGATGTACGAATCACAATCCCAGGATCAGAGAACAGCATCGTCGTCTACTTCACAAGCCTACGCGTGGTTCGTCAAACGTTCGAAGCTTGCAAATCCGTTACATCGATCCTCCATAGCTTCCCTGTACGAATCGACGAACGAGATCTCTCAATGGACGCGTCTTTCTCAACAGAGCTACAACGGATCTTCGCCAACaacgagaaggagaaggagaagacaaCGCCGAAGCTTCCGCGAGTGTTTATCGGTGGACGGTACATCGGAGGAGAGGAAGAGGTGATAAAGCTACACGAGATCGGTGAGCTGAAGAAGATGGTACAAGAGTTGCCGAAGATAGAACGAAGGGTATGTGAGATGTGTGGTGGTCATAGATTTGTACCGTGTAAGGATTGTCACGGTAGCCATAAGGTTCATAATGAGAAATTAGGAGGAGGGTTCAGAACTTGTTTAGCTTGTAACGAGAATGGTCTTGTTAGGTGTTCTTCTTGTTCCTTTTCCACCACCACTACATCTCCTCCTCCACCCTAA